A window of the Paralichthys olivaceus isolate ysfri-2021 chromosome 5, ASM2471397v2, whole genome shotgun sequence genome harbors these coding sequences:
- the LOC109634065 gene encoding speriolin-like protein, giving the protein MDMEQTITVLQSQNEQLGQENEQLRFLFTVVRENSELKSRLQLLNNNTLEAPTVCFPSGRKHSTTTLDEKQFSNHLEQTRLQNECRTSSPTHSRSFKQNSAHTDLHESTSQSCQADVELEDKDTILGEIAYQLDRRILSYIFQGSKRHYGFTLQNIPNKIVEVSTNPLTGKVDKGYQLYLTQRYADLMEQLNQLGYKKTLHPQFSEFIVNSYGLLNGKSGEHSAHPVNYNNPETLKKLVMTTAPVRLQENLLLLLKCLCNLAEKDRKPLFLL; this is encoded by the exons ATGGATATGGAGCAAACAATTACTGTGTTGCAGTCACAAAATGAACAACTTGGACAAGAGAATGAACAGTTGAGGTTTCTGTTTACTGTGGTTAGGGAAAACTCGGAACTGAAATCCAGGTTGCAGCTCCTCAACAATAATACTCTGGAGGCGCCTACAG TTTGCTTCCCGTCAGGAAGAAAACATTCCACAACCACCCTCGATGAGAAGCAGTTCTCAAATCACTTGGAACAGACCAGACTCCAAAATGAATGTCGAACCTCGTCCCCGACCCACTCCAGGTCTTTCAAACAAAACTCTGCTCACACAGACCTACATGAGTCTACATCTCAAAGCTGCCAGGCTGATGTGGAGCTTGAGGACAAAG ACACAATCCTGGGAGAGATTGCTTACCAACTGGACAGGAGGATTCTGTCCTATATCTTCCAGGGAAGCAAGAGGCATTATGGTTTCACATTGCAGAATATACCAAACAAGATCGTAGAG GTTAGCACAAATCCACTGACAGGGAAGGTAGATAAAGGCTATCAGCTTTACCTCACTCAGAGGTATGCTGACCTCATGGAACAGTTGAATCAGCTCGGGTACAAAAAGACACTTCACCCTCAATTCTCTGAATTTATCGTTAACTCTTATGGGCTCCTGAATGGGAAGTCTGGAGAACACAGTGCTCATCCAGTGAACTACAACAACCCAGAGACTCTGAAGAAGCTCGTAATGACCACTGCTCCAGTAAGACTTCAGgagaacctgctgctgctgctcaaatgCCTCTGCAACTTGGCTGAGAAGGACAGAAagcctctttttctcctttag